A window of the Paenibacillus woosongensis genome harbors these coding sequences:
- a CDS encoding YqeG family HAD IIIA-type phosphatase → MFERFLPKLRVNSVFDIDLESLYAQGYRGIITDLDNTLVGAKAPLATPELVEWFEKVKKFGFKLVIVSNNNLDRVSKFATPLNIEFVHAARKPLGAAFHRALSIMGLAPKNTIVVGDQLMTDVFGGNRLGLFTVLVLPIAVADEGFGTRFNRRLERIVKRRLHKSGLWLEEENK, encoded by the coding sequence TTGTTTGAGAGATTTTTGCCGAAGCTGAGAGTGAACAGCGTATTTGATATCGACCTGGAAAGCCTTTATGCGCAAGGGTACCGGGGAATCATTACGGACTTGGACAATACCCTAGTCGGGGCAAAGGCGCCATTAGCTACGCCCGAACTCGTCGAATGGTTTGAAAAGGTGAAGAAATTCGGGTTTAAACTTGTCATTGTGTCAAACAATAATCTGGACAGGGTGTCGAAATTCGCTACCCCTTTAAATATCGAATTTGTGCATGCGGCGAGAAAGCCGCTGGGCGCTGCCTTCCATAGAGCGCTCAGCATAATGGGACTGGCCCCCAAGAATACCATTGTCGTCGGGGACCAGTTGATGACCGATGTGTTCGGCGGCAACCGTTTGGGGCTATTCACTGTATTGGTGCTGCCGATTGCCGTTGCCGATGAAGGCTTTGGGACCAGGTTTAACCGCCGGCTGGAACGAATCGTCAAGCGCAGGCTTCATAAGAGCGGATTATGGCTGGAGGAGGAAAATAAGTGA